The Cotesia glomerata isolate CgM1 linkage group LG7, MPM_Cglom_v2.3, whole genome shotgun sequence genome segment aaacttaatgatttatagtaaatttaaagGAGATACTTACGgtcaaatttcaatttgtcCGCATCAGTTATAAGTACATAACCCTCCATATCTTAAGGTGGaaccaaatattttttctgaataaCGTCTGGCGTCCAAACTACTGGCACTAAGCAGCTAACTCTTTCTTCCATTGTTCTCTGCTTTGCAATATTGACATATTCCGTACTGTTGAATACAATTTCATCAATCGTCgtgatctaaaaaattaacagagaAAATAAGTGAATCttgtttatttgaataaccccataagtcatatttttttcgaaatcggGTTTGTTgcatttttcggttttttgaattttcaaatgatttgaattttaaaatgattgattataAGATAATAAGAAACTAAATTTACTGtcaaatacttaaattttaaggAGTTTTACAATATTCGGTTtatggattaaaattaataacatgttgttttattgttgactctGATTTAGCTGATTTAAATTGTGAAATTAATCAtaaccaaataaaaatatattatattcattGTTGAATACtttgatttcaataatttttgcaatttctgtTTTATACTTCACtcatttgaattaaaaaatagatgatttattatgattttcgTTAATTGTAGTTCAAATACTTATtttgtactttattttattaatataataaatgattgacagaataaaattgataaattaatgattttattattatttcgttCATTTTGgtgagaaaccccataagtcaatcaacttaaaatcattattatggAGAGTGTGAGAATTCGCCCAATGAAGCACGGGGCACGGGCCCGTACATACACTATACCCGTGCCGATATTTCACGCGCACGGGTACAAGCACGGGTACATTGTATGTATGGACCCGTGCCCCGTGCCTCATCGGGCGAATTCTCACACTCTATTATGAATAGTAGTAATtaacaatcaaatttttttcatgtttgaatatattttcgggatactaactttattattattcactaTTGGTTCATGATGCTAATACAAACTTAACggagaaaaatgtttttttgtttctcctgaaaaatttagtatttttgacttatggggtttctcaatttaacgatttaaaattcctgttatgttatatattttataattacttataaatgtcaaaataATAGTTTACCTGTTCTCCATTTTCAATTACGATTGTTTCTTTCAACTTCACACTCTTTGTCTTATCTTCATTATTCtcgtttttattattattttcgttttttttattattttcattcttaGACCTTTTGATTTCATTTACTTCTTCCGTTAAATGAACAAGTCTATTCTCTCTTCGTCGTTTCCATGCCACTCCTTTTATGTTTTGCATACTATCTCTGTTAATCACTCCTGCATCTGACCCTTCAAGATGGGAATTTGATTTGGAAGGTATTGTTGATGGTGCTCGAGGCGGAGTTTTTGAACCGACTTGATTACCTTTATCGGTGACATCATGCAATGCATTTCTTTTACCCTTGGTCTTCGGAGATGTTTTTTCATTTGGTGGTGTCTGctagaattttataataacactataaatatatattagttacaaaaattaagagatataaaaaaaatcccaaatttttagatgatttTCAAGAGCTATAACTCTGAGTAAAATGATCGCACAGCAAAAAAAACGCAAATTGTAGCTCTAAGTGTCTAGtgaatctgatgaaaacttgatttttgcaaaacggggtgaaaacaataaccctgattttcttagtgggaagttaaaaattatcttgtagAGATAAAGTTTTTCgaatatttatcaaacaatttcaaagattataagatttgaattatCAATACCCAAATCTTAAGTAACTGCTTAAGAACAACAGTTTCCGAGTTAATCAGAATTTTGAAACcgaataaaattctaattaaagaaaacaatatttagaaataatttctgacatatttactgactACTTACCCAAACACATTACCCGAAAGACTGATCAATTTCGTAGTTATTGAATCTACATCATGATTATGCTATGATGCAAGCgataattctaaaacggctgcatCAGTAAAACTATTTTACTAAACGAACTCAAAAtggagtaatattgaggctattAGCACTTCTGAGGagtgaaaattgaagcttattaaaagagctttacgatgcaACTTACTGAATTTGGATATCTTGTCAagttcagtaattataccaagttGAAGTGGtataaacattaatttatacaattttcaaaaattcaatatccCGCATTTCCAAATAACTCACTCGACTAAGTTtatcttcgaacttaaccttggtttttatcgatagataaagcatgttgtgtttgagaagaatcggttttgaattgaaaacgctatcgtgTTTACAAGCCttattatatcgtataaatatatgtatattaggatgtatattagggtgtgcaaAAATGTAACTTCGTTGATGGCCCTCTTggaattggaattttgagttccgcttttaacaagagttgtgtttgggcatttcctgacaTATTTTGAGCGTaaaggatttatttaatttttatagaattttttaacaggagttttGTTTGGCCATTTTTGCtggaatttcaaaatttggccgaacaaaactcctgttaaaaaattctataaaaatcaaCTAAATCCTTTACGCTCAAAATATGTTTGGAAATGCTCAAACACAAATCCTGTTCAATACGGatctcaaaattccaatttcaAGAGGTCCATCAAcaaagttacattttggcacaccctaatgtATATATCTACTAACAGTTGTTTGAAGCCAGTAgactttctttttaaaaaaattagaaatttttggtagttttcttaggatttctGCAGACCCGaacatgataaaaaattttcatggtcATATCTGAAAACTAGACACTTGGAGCttcgactttttttttgcttttttcatatcccttaatttttatgactagtgtaaatttataaagctAAAGGTATTACTGTCAGTTAAATAATGACTGTTCAGTATTTAACAGAGCGTAGTATATTGAAAGATTAGAATtacattttcaataaattacaatgaaCCAgaaaacacaaaaattatttaaatattttgcttTTAACATTGAATTTCATCGAACATAACAGCTTtgatgttattttaaaaaaaattattgtttggATTCCAATAATGATAGTATTgaacacaataaaaaaattagaaatttacgaatttagCTTCAAAATATGTTATTATCACAAATAGCAAATAACCAgcaaaaaagtattttgattttgaaaactTACGTTTTTTAGGTTTGTCGATGTCGAGCCATCTGGCAATAGAGTCCTTAAATGTTTTGCTGCGCTCTGATTTAAGTTTTCgtgctcttttttttttttggctggCTGTTAGTaaccctgattaaaaaaaagtattgaaacgTATTGAAAATGTTGGAacttcaatacttttcaatatatCCAATCCGTCGATTTTTTCggcaaattcaaaaaataaatccctatcaatattttttaatccatAAATAATTTCTGAAATTCTGGTCATAGagaatattaagaaatattggattgtatagaaaattttctattttttttaatacgtttcaatctataaaaaaaaaaattatttctggtCACCCCAGggattgataaatattgaagttgATTCAAAACTTTGAATATTTCTCAATACTTTCCAATCCAAAAAAAGACCTCTATTTCTAGTTTCGCCAGGGATTGATAAATAATGATGTGCATTCAAAACTTTGAATAATTCTCAATACTTTCCAATCCAAAAAAAGACCTCTATTTCTAGTTTCGCCAGggattgataaatattgatgtgcaTTCAAAACTTTGAATATTTCTCAATACTTTCCAATCCGAAAAAAGTCCTCTATTTCTGGTTTCACCAgggattaataaatattgatgtgcattcaaaacttttaatatttctcaATACTTTCCAATCCGAAAAAAGTCCTCTATTTCTGGTTTCACCAgggattaataaatattgatgtgcattcaaaacttttaatatttctcaATACTTTCCAATCCAAAAAAAGACCTCTATTTCTAGTTTCGCCAgggattaataaatattgatgtgcattcaaaacttttaatatttctcaATACTTTCCAATCCAAAAAAAGACCTCTATTTCTAGTTTCGCCAGggattgataaatattgatgtgcaTTCAAAACTTTGgatatttttcaatactttgAATATTGCTccctaaataaaaaattatctagatttattaacaattttgaattttttctcatcaatttctatgaatgaataaattttgatttttggaTGCTCTCtaacgaaaaaattatctaaattcATCAACAATTCTTACTACTctctaatttatttctataaataaaaaaaattgatcatcaATGGCTTTTCaagtaagtaatttttgaaattcattCGAATTTTCTTAGTGcttttcaaacatttttaatcaatCACTAGATTTTGATATCTAGTGGCTCTTTTAATGGAAAATGATTGAAATTTACTTGTGTCTTCAAATTCTTTTCAATTAATTGCACtacataaataacaaataatatcaaacttttaatttattcttattaaattaacatgGTGTTGGTCGTTAgaattacagaaaattttattgatataaattactttattttctttattcactcttacataaataatccataaaaaatattaaaattaaataaaaacatatttacAAAGCCTAATGCAAATATTACTTAACTTTATGTGCTTATTTGACAGATCTTAGCAATAAAAAAGGGTTCCATGACAAAATCTCCCTGAAATTGCAGGTTAAGATTGaactttttagtagatttcatagaaatctaactattgcatttgtcctcatgacgcaacttttgaaaaattttgttattttctgactcagttcgTCAAgctgattcagaaaatgctATTAGTTTCAAAGttcatatatgtatgtatttatatatatatatatatatatatatatgtcggagatAATATCGAGCTGGGTTTTCCTAGAGATAGggaaattcccaatattttagtttgtctgTTAGTTTCAAGCAAAATTGTAaagcatagaatatttaataattatttataacttaagccgattataatttttatggttatggCGATGGGCTTGAGTCCGGAGTGACAATGGTCACCAAACGTAGCCGAGGTCACAGGATAAAAGTAATAACTATACAGTTAAAGATATCGACAGACAATGAGGGCTGTCGAAATATTTTGAGAGAAGAAGTACTTAGGGTACTGAGACGGGTAGTTCTCGTTGAGCATTGATCAAGTAAAGACCGCATACATCCTGCTGACCCCGGATTCGTTCTCAGACTTATTGCCTAGCGCTTTACTGTAAAATTGTATCTCGATAATTAGTTATTATCCGATTTATTGTATTACGAATATCCGTAGCTGTTGTATTGTTTATACGAGTTAgtgttatatttaaattattgtccaataaataaatatgacacCGCCAAGCTCCACTAATTCTGACGCCCCTGAAAATGTGACTCCGACATCAGAAGTGGGATCAGGATCATCTGCTGCATCTTCCTCTGAGCAATTTAAACTGCTTTTGGAAATGCAAAACAAAAAGTCTTATTGGAGCTAATAAAAGGCTATGGCAAAAATCCAGTGTCACCGAGTCGTAGTATTTTACTACCGAAATTTAACCCAGAAAATTCAAACGCGGATTCGTGTGCTTGGTGCGCGACAGTGGATATGTGTTTAGTGGAACGTCCCTCTGGAAGGTAGTTCGTTAGTTATTGCACTAAGTGAAGCAAGGACTTCAGAGAGCGGCGAATCGATTTCTGCACAGTGGCAGCTCCGTCAGGTTCCTTAATACATCGTGGTGAGTCGTTTTCATTTTGGTTTGATTCGGGAGCTGAATGCTCGTTAATTAAAGAAAGTTTTGCCGCTAAATTTGCGGGTaaacgtaaaaataatttaataattttaaagggCATTGGAAATGTCGGTGTAAATAGTACTGTACAAATTTTGTctgaaattgtaattaatggCCATACGTTAGAGATTTTATTGCATGTCATCCCTGATGATTATTTGAAATGTGACATTATGATTGGTCGTGAAATTCTTGGTCAAGGATTTGATATAAATATCTCAGCAGATAGTTTTAGTCTATTTGAAAGTAAAAAGATTAATGTATGCGATAAAGTCGAGTCCGATAGAaagattgatttttaataatgtagaTGCGGATGTAAATGAAGATAGTAgagaaaaaaacttatttcaattttaaaggaACATACCGACTCTTTTATTCAAGGTTTTCCAAATACTCGGGTTAATACTGGGGAACTTAAAATACGTTTAGTTGACCCTAATGTAACTGTACAAAGGCGACCACCGTATCGTCTTAGTGCTGAGGAAAGACAGGTAGTAAGAGAAAGAATAGGTGAACTATTAAATGCAAATGTTATACGTCCCAGCTGTTCACCTTTTGCTAGCCCTATATTGTTGGTTAAAAAGAAAGATGGTTCAGACCGTCTATGTGTTGATTATCGCTCATTAAATGATAATACTATTGACGATAAATTTCCACTACCTCTTATTGCTGATCAGATAGCCCGACTTTCTAACGCAAAATATTTCACGTGCTTAGACATGGCCAGCGGGTTTCACCAAATCCCTGTCCATCCAGAGTCCATTGAGAAAACGGCGTTTGTCACGCCTGATGGCCAGTTCGAATATCTGACCATGCCATTTGGTCTGAAAAATGCACCATCCGTTTTTCAACGAGCTGTTATGAAAGCTCTTGGAGATCTCGCTTATCAATGGGTTTATCGTGTATCTAGACGATATCATGGTTATGCCTCAACAATCGAGGAAGCGTTAGAAAGACTCcgaaaagttattaaaattcttatcaAAGCCGGATtctcattcaattttttctaagtGTTCGTTCCTCAGAACTTCAGTGCAATACTTAGGATATGAGATTTCCGCTGGAGAGGTTCGACCTAACTCCCGTAAAATAGAAGCATTGACCATGCTACCTGCACCCCAAACAGTGACTCAGTTGAGACAATTCATCCGGTCTCTCTTCTTACTTTCGTAAATTTATTCCCAAGTTCTCGCAGGTAATGAGACCCTTATATCGACTGACCTCAGGTACCAAAGAGATATTGAGTGGACAGAAGTCCATGAAAACGTTCGTCGAAAGGTAATCGCAGCATTGACTAACGAGCCGGTGCTGATGATCTTTAACCCAAATCTTCCTATTGAACTGCATACGGACGCTAGTTCCG includes the following:
- the LOC123269620 gene encoding putative uncharacterized protein DDB_G0291608; its protein translation is MLNENYPSQYPKYFFSQNISTALIPAKKKKEHENLNQSAAKHLRTLLPDGSTSTNLKNQTPPNEKTSPKTKGKRNALHDVTDKGNQVGSKTPPRAPSTIPSKSNSHLEGSDAGVINRDSMQNIKGVAWKRRRENRLVHLTEEVNEIKRSKNENNKKNENNNKNENNEDKTKSVKLKETIVIENGEQITTIDEIVFNSTEYVNIAKQRTMEERVSCLVPVVWTPDVIQKKYLVPP